Proteins from one Vibrio pomeroyi genomic window:
- a CDS encoding CpaF family protein — protein sequence MFGQNTQTIDPIEVNRSLSHKSMTSTPSVREHYHVIHEEVIKAIDPSVVVSLSASDLEARIAEMVSDIVISKQLPLGHKDVAHSVEQLLNEFLGLGPLQPLLEDQGITDIMVNGYREVYVERSGKLQKTAVQFRNEEQLLNLARRIVSKVGRRIDESNPLVDARLDDGSRVNVMIPPLALDGTYISIRKFNENKLTLSQLAQFGAMSKSMIKLIDIIVRSRLNVLVAGGTGAGKTTLLNAMSFSISPQERIITIEDTAELRLQQPHVVRAETRPANAEGLTSITQRELVRNALRMRPDRIILGEVRGDEAFEMMQAMNTGHDGSLCTLHANSATDALVRMENMLMMSQATLPLFSLRRQIADTIDVVIQVERMRDGKRRIVSITEVQGLEGEQYITQDLFAFKPLSEDQQGNLIGEYKSAKCVPSFNEKAKYHQLDAQLRVAMELEAG from the coding sequence ATGTTTGGTCAGAACACGCAAACCATTGATCCGATTGAAGTGAATAGATCTCTATCGCATAAATCCATGACATCAACACCTTCAGTTCGTGAGCATTATCATGTGATTCATGAAGAAGTAATTAAGGCGATCGACCCATCGGTTGTGGTGAGCTTAAGTGCGTCCGATCTTGAGGCTAGAATCGCCGAAATGGTGTCAGATATCGTGATCTCTAAACAGCTACCGCTTGGTCACAAAGATGTCGCTCATTCGGTGGAACAACTGCTCAATGAGTTTCTCGGTTTAGGCCCACTACAGCCCTTGCTTGAAGACCAAGGCATTACCGACATCATGGTCAATGGTTACCGTGAGGTCTACGTAGAACGTTCTGGGAAATTACAAAAGACTGCTGTTCAATTTCGTAACGAGGAGCAGCTACTCAACCTAGCGAGGCGCATCGTCAGTAAAGTTGGGAGAAGAATCGATGAATCAAACCCGTTAGTCGATGCACGACTGGATGATGGTAGCCGTGTCAATGTGATGATCCCACCGCTGGCGCTGGATGGAACCTACATTTCCATCCGAAAATTCAACGAGAATAAGCTAACGCTCAGCCAATTGGCGCAGTTTGGCGCAATGTCGAAATCGATGATTAAGCTTATCGATATTATTGTGCGCTCCCGACTTAATGTGCTTGTTGCGGGAGGCACTGGTGCAGGTAAAACCACATTGCTCAATGCGATGTCTTTTAGCATTTCACCTCAAGAACGCATCATTACCATTGAAGACACCGCAGAACTGCGTCTACAACAACCTCATGTTGTGCGCGCAGAAACACGCCCTGCCAATGCAGAAGGTTTAACGTCGATTACTCAGCGAGAGTTAGTACGAAATGCGTTACGTATGCGACCAGATCGCATCATTTTAGGCGAAGTTCGTGGTGATGAAGCCTTTGAAATGATGCAGGCAATGAACACTGGCCATGATGGTTCACTGTGTACATTGCACGCCAACTCCGCGACTGACGCCTTGGTACGTATGGAAAACATGCTAATGATGAGCCAAGCGACTCTGCCTTTATTCTCATTACGCCGCCAAATCGCCGACACCATTGATGTCGTTATCCAAGTCGAAAGAATGCGTGATGGCAAAAGGCGCATTGTTTCGATCACCGAGGTGCAAGGGTTAGAAGGAGAGCAATACATCACTCAAGACTTGTTCGCCTTCAAGCCATTATCGGAAGATCAACAAGGTAACCTGATTGGCGAATATAAGAGTGCTAAGTGCGTACCGAGCTTCAATGAAAAAGCTAAGTACCACCAACTCGATGCTCAACTCAGAGTCGCTATGGAGCTTGAAGCCGGATGA